From one Macrobrachium nipponense isolate FS-2020 chromosome 37, ASM1510439v2, whole genome shotgun sequence genomic stretch:
- the LOC135209172 gene encoding uncharacterized protein LOC135209172, whose protein sequence is MAVGSLLALHVGVSAILLLHAVRGLVINDDSTGETEYYVAPATFNRKDGKALPSTIIISRPLGLRTDPHKGSEKEEEKEKDDDFTEGSFSVIPQREETPGKGEVSVEPNIQFYKIECSKGRSCTAIIPARTTTISPPSIPFTKLELKKYLSQFGLYNGFPYDDDFEATGSPEPIKENEGAKYFNKHAGINHSVDRAFGTNNRNYWPGSEYRPGNQPSRGQVFKYQGSDSHSEFPTQSPFPNFSTSRPSPDFQMRPIEFPTQYPSLDTATRSPVNKWDKFTADLPIRKPDNKWGEVRPLPNDRFHGQHSHELPSPFGYEDDSIRPPNGPPRPPSPIRTTTRPTTYDGVWNRYSMSTVSQLDKDTGEWVKVSSSSTRLDHGLFNLSEDGSPSPPGPLPPATHHTKASLTVLGISDREPLSAFGDSDANKPHVLSVPSANPGSPPEMIETDGGLPDGLRRKLTLSRVY, encoded by the exons ATGGCTGTTGGTAGTCTGTTGGCTTTGCACGTCGGGGTGTCCGCCATCTTGCTACTCCACGCTGTGAGAGGGTTGGTGATCAATGATGACTCTACTGGAGAGACAGAGTACTACGTTGCCCCTGCTACTTTCAACAGGAAGGATGGGAAGGCGCTTCCAAGCACGATCATAATCTCTAGGCCTCTTGGTCTTAGAACAGATCCTCATAAAGGTtctgagaaagaagaagagaaagaaaaagacgaCGACTTTACAGAAGGGTCGTTTTCTGTGATCCCTCAAAGAGAGGAGACCCCCGGAAAAGGCGAAGTTAGCGTGGAGCCCAATATCCAGTTTTACAAGATCGAATGCTCCAAAGGTCGATCTTGCACAGCTATAATTCCTGCGAGAACTACCACCATAAGTCCACCTTCCATACCTTTCACGAAACTGGAACTAAAGAAGTATCTCTCCCAATTTGGACTCTACAATGGGTTTCCTTATGATGACGATTTCGAAGCCACTGGCAGTCCTGAACCGATAAAAGAAAACGAAGGTGCCAAGTATTTCAACAAGCATGCTGGCATTAACCACAGTGTGGACAGAGCCTTTGGGACTAACAATAGAAATTACTGGCCTGGCTCTGAATATAGGCCAGGAAACCAGCCATCAAGAGGCCAGGTGTTCAAGTATCAAGGATCTGATTCTCACTCAGAATTCCCAACTCAAAGTCCCTTTCCAAACTTTTCCACTAGTAGGCCAAGTCCAGATTTCCAAATGAGGCCTATAGAATTCCCCACTCAATATCCTTCCTTGGATACTGCAACGAGAAGTCCTGTAAACAAATGGGATAAGTTTACTGCAGATTTGCCAATAAGGAAACCAGACAACAAATGGGGAGAGGTAAGGCCACTGCCCAATGATAGATTCCATGGCCAACACTCCCATGAACTGCCCTCACCATTTGGGTACGAAGATGACAGCATTAGGCCACCTAATGGTCCTCCAAGACCACCCTCACCAATAAGGACCACAACACGTCCCACAACATACGATGGAGTATGGAACCGTTATAGCATGTCAACTGTCTCACAGTTAGATAAGGACACTGGTGAATGGGTGAAAGTTTCATCGAGTAGCACCAGATTAGATCATGGTCTGTTCAATCTCTCTGAAGATGGCAGCCCCTCTCCACCTGGTCCTTTGCCACCAGCCACTCACCACACAAAAGCCAGTCTGACAGTCCTTGGCATTAGTGATAGGGAGCCCCTCTCTGCATTTGGAGATTCCGATGCAAACAAGCCTCACGTGTTATCAGTTCCAAGTGCCAACCCTGGTAGCCCTCCTGAGATGATTGAAACTGATGGCGG gCTTCCTGATGGACTGAGAAGAAAATTAACTCTGAGCAGAGTTTATTGA